A section of the Acidobacterium capsulatum ATCC 51196 genome encodes:
- a CDS encoding DNA-formamidopyrimidine glycosylase — MPELPEVETVAQGVHERAHGQRILAAEFSRAREPFKTDPDTMAAVLTGQRIARVHRVGKHIVFDLETPRPPKGKAEPADHQWIVHLGMTGRLLYSAASVPVPPHTHGRLSLSSGHELRFVDARRFGRMGLHSGARAQPFSGPGSEPLHISPEDFAALFRGRKLSIKAALLNQKLLHGVGNIYADESLYWAGIRPTRIAGSLSRERLLKLHAALQQVLRKAIELGGSSVSDYVDADGVRGFFQLEHRVYDRAGEPCRACAAEIRKMVHAGRGTHYCPRCQR; from the coding sequence ATGCCCGAACTACCTGAGGTCGAAACCGTAGCCCAGGGTGTCCACGAGCGCGCCCACGGCCAGCGCATTCTGGCGGCGGAGTTCAGCCGCGCCCGCGAGCCCTTCAAGACTGATCCGGACACGATGGCTGCCGTGCTCACCGGCCAGCGGATTGCCCGCGTGCATCGCGTGGGCAAGCACATTGTGTTTGATCTCGAGACGCCGCGGCCGCCCAAGGGCAAGGCCGAACCGGCCGATCATCAGTGGATCGTCCACCTCGGCATGACAGGCCGGCTGCTTTACTCCGCAGCTTCGGTGCCGGTGCCGCCGCACACGCATGGGCGGCTTTCGCTTAGCTCGGGCCATGAGTTGCGCTTTGTGGATGCGCGCCGCTTCGGCCGCATGGGCCTGCACTCCGGCGCACGCGCCCAGCCCTTCAGTGGGCCGGGCAGCGAGCCGCTGCATATCAGCCCAGAGGATTTTGCCGCGCTCTTTCGCGGACGCAAGCTCTCCATCAAGGCCGCGCTGCTCAACCAGAAGCTGCTGCATGGCGTCGGCAACATTTATGCGGATGAGAGTCTCTACTGGGCCGGCATTCGTCCCACGCGCATTGCGGGCAGCCTCTCGCGCGAGCGTCTGCTCAAGCTGCATGCGGCCCTGCAGCAGGTGCTGCGGAAGGCCATCGAGCTGGGTGGCTCTTCTGTTTCAGATTATGTGGATGCCGACGGCGTGCGCGGATTCTTTCAACTGGAGCATCGCGTCTATGACCGCGCAGGCGAGCCATGCCGCGCCTGCGCGGCCGAGATTCGCAAGATGGTTCACGCCGGGCGCGGCACGCACTATTGCCCGCGCTGCCAGCGCTGA
- a CDS encoding arsenic transporter, translating into MPHIFIWMIAAASIALMLVRPRGIPEYVWTGAGAILLLVLRLIPPSLAAHAVAKGLDVYLFLTGMMLLAEMGKRFGVFDWLAAQAVRHGNGSPARLFTLIYLTGTVVTVFLSNDATAVVLTPAVFAAVKRARANPLPCLFACALIANAASFVLPISNPANLVVFHQGMPPLGQWLVMFLLPSFVSVVVTYLLMRFYFRRELRDPCNGHDAVEPLPMAGKWVLAGMGLVAITLLMASALRWNLGLPTCLAALAVFAAVLLRERESPLPLLREISWSVLPLVAALFILVAAVEQAGALDMLHHALKAAMQWPAAYGALAVGAITGFGTNLVNNLPLGLIAGATLHGLPVPGTLRRAVLIGVDLGPNLSVTGSLATILWLIALRKEGLEISGGKFLRAGLLLMPVALLCALAAALLVG; encoded by the coding sequence ATGCCGCATATTTTTATCTGGATGATTGCTGCCGCCAGCATCGCGCTCATGCTCGTGCGCCCGCGTGGCATTCCTGAATACGTCTGGACCGGCGCCGGAGCCATTCTGCTGCTGGTGCTGCGGCTGATTCCGCCGTCACTGGCGGCCCATGCCGTGGCCAAGGGCCTCGATGTGTATCTCTTCCTGACCGGCATGATGCTGCTGGCAGAGATGGGCAAGCGCTTCGGCGTCTTTGACTGGCTGGCAGCGCAGGCGGTGCGTCACGGCAATGGCTCGCCCGCGCGGCTCTTCACGCTGATCTACCTCACCGGCACGGTGGTGACGGTCTTTCTCTCCAACGATGCCACGGCGGTGGTGCTCACGCCGGCCGTCTTTGCGGCGGTGAAGCGCGCCAGGGCCAATCCGCTGCCATGCCTGTTTGCCTGCGCGCTGATCGCCAATGCCGCCAGCTTTGTGCTGCCCATCTCCAATCCGGCCAACCTGGTGGTCTTTCATCAGGGCATGCCGCCGCTGGGCCAATGGCTGGTGATGTTTCTGCTGCCCTCTTTTGTATCGGTGGTGGTGACGTATCTGCTCATGCGGTTTTACTTCCGCCGCGAACTGCGCGACCCATGCAACGGGCACGACGCCGTGGAGCCGCTGCCCATGGCAGGCAAGTGGGTGCTGGCAGGCATGGGATTGGTCGCCATCACGCTGCTCATGGCGTCGGCGCTGCGCTGGAACCTCGGCCTGCCCACCTGCCTGGCAGCGCTGGCCGTTTTCGCGGCGGTTCTGCTGCGTGAGCGCGAAAGCCCGCTGCCGCTGCTCCGCGAAATCTCATGGAGCGTGCTGCCGCTGGTGGCTGCGCTCTTCATTCTGGTGGCAGCGGTCGAGCAGGCCGGAGCGCTGGACATGCTGCATCACGCGCTCAAGGCGGCCATGCAGTGGCCCGCTGCTTATGGAGCGCTGGCGGTGGGAGCGATCACCGGCTTTGGCACGAATCTGGTCAACAATCTGCCGCTCGGCCTCATTGCAGGAGCCACGCTGCATGGTCTTCCGGTTCCGGGCACCCTGCGCCGGGCTGTGCTGATCGGCGTCGATCTCGGGCCAAATCTTTCCGTGACGGGGTCGCTGGCGACCATCCTCTGGTTGATTGCCCTGCGCAAAGAAGGGCTGGAGATCAGTGGAGGCAAGTTTCTGCGCGCGGGCCTGCTTCTGATGCCGGTGGCGCTCTTGTGCGCGCTGGCAGCCGCCCTGCTGGTGGGTTAG
- the accD gene encoding acetyl-CoA carboxylase, carboxyltransferase subunit beta, with protein sequence MSWFRREESKIESTSGNRVRTEGLWTKCDGCSQIIWKADLDANLQVCPKCGFHFKMGARARIDSLLDPGYELVDGDLRSTDPLKFVDLKPYAARLKKAQQDTELNDAIVNATGMLGPHRVVVSAMEFSFIGGSMGAVVGETIARAVDRAHDARQPLIVISASGGARMMEGIVSLMQMAKISAALARLDEAGIPFISLMTDPTTGGVTASFAMLGDLNIAEPNALIGFAGQRVIEQTIRQKLPEGFQRSEFLLQHGFLDAIVKRGEMKDYLIRALDFMQVR encoded by the coding sequence ATGTCCTGGTTTCGTCGCGAAGAAAGCAAGATTGAGAGCACCAGCGGGAATCGTGTCCGCACTGAAGGTCTATGGACCAAATGCGATGGCTGCAGCCAGATCATCTGGAAGGCGGATCTTGATGCCAATCTGCAGGTATGCCCGAAGTGCGGTTTCCATTTCAAGATGGGTGCCCGCGCGCGCATTGATTCGTTGCTCGACCCCGGCTATGAGCTGGTGGATGGAGACCTGCGCTCGACCGATCCGCTGAAGTTTGTCGACCTCAAGCCCTATGCCGCCCGTCTCAAGAAGGCGCAGCAGGATACCGAGCTGAACGACGCCATCGTGAATGCCACCGGAATGCTGGGTCCGCATCGCGTGGTGGTGAGCGCTATGGAATTCAGCTTTATCGGCGGCAGCATGGGCGCCGTGGTGGGCGAGACGATTGCGCGCGCCGTGGATCGCGCCCACGATGCGCGGCAGCCGCTCATCGTGATTTCAGCATCGGGCGGCGCTCGCATGATGGAAGGCATCGTGAGCCTGATGCAGATGGCGAAGATTTCCGCCGCGCTGGCACGCCTGGATGAAGCAGGTATTCCGTTTATTTCATTGATGACCGACCCGACCACCGGCGGCGTCACCGCGAGCTTTGCCATGCTCGGCGACTTGAACATTGCCGAGCCGAACGCGCTTATCGGCTTCGCTGGCCAGCGAGTGATCGAGCAGACCATCCGGCAGAAGCTGCCTGAAGGGTTTCAGCGTTCCGAGTTCTTGCTGCAGCATGGATTCCTCGACGCCATTGTGAAGCGCGGCGAGATGAAGGATTACCTGATTCGGGCGCTCGACTTCATGCAGGTGCGGTAA
- the cobO gene encoding cob(I)yrinic acid a,c-diamide adenosyltransferase, which yields MTEEAQESRRGLILINTGPGKGKTTAAMGTALRAVGNGMRVLMLQFLKGSWHYGELDAVEAFGGQWVMKQMGRGFVKIGGAESDPEDIRMVEEAWLEARQAILSGEWDMVVLDEINYAISYGMLDPAKVVETLLERPPMVHVILTGRNAHPSLVEIADTVTEMRQVKHAYEKGVLAQRGIEY from the coding sequence ATGACCGAAGAAGCACAGGAGTCCCGGCGGGGACTGATTCTGATCAACACCGGTCCTGGCAAGGGCAAAACCACTGCGGCGATGGGCACCGCGCTGCGCGCCGTGGGCAATGGCATGCGAGTGCTGATGCTCCAGTTTTTGAAAGGCTCCTGGCACTACGGCGAGCTTGATGCCGTGGAAGCCTTCGGTGGCCAGTGGGTCATGAAGCAGATGGGCCGCGGATTTGTGAAAATCGGCGGCGCGGAATCGGACCCCGAAGACATCCGGATGGTCGAAGAGGCGTGGCTCGAGGCTCGGCAGGCCATTCTCTCGGGCGAATGGGACATGGTGGTGCTGGATGAAATCAACTATGCCATCAGCTACGGCATGCTCGACCCGGCCAAGGTGGTGGAGACGCTCCTTGAGCGCCCGCCTATGGTGCATGTGATCCTCACCGGACGCAACGCTCATCCCTCCCTGGTAGAGATTGCCGACACCGTGACCGAGATGCGGCAGGTCAAGCATGCCTATGAAAAAGGCGTGCTCGCCCAGCGTGGCATCGAATACTAG
- a CDS encoding 23S rRNA (pseudouridine(1915)-N(3))-methyltransferase RlmH yields the protein MRALYDKPENLFAVTLIAVKILLASVGNRARRDAFDTLAELYLGRVRGYCDLETAVYRTEEAFLEAMERQQGRVAPLLALLDSRGKLFSSEQLAAWVGEQREAGQQWLVFAVGPADGWSDAARRRARLLLSLGPMTLPHELARVVVSEQIYRAFTILAGHPYHSGH from the coding sequence TTGCGAGCTCTCTATGACAAACCGGAAAACCTTTTTGCCGTTACACTCATCGCTGTGAAGATCCTGCTGGCCTCGGTGGGCAATCGCGCCCGGCGCGATGCCTTTGACACGCTCGCCGAGCTTTATCTGGGGCGGGTGCGGGGCTATTGCGATCTGGAAACTGCCGTCTACCGCACCGAGGAGGCCTTTCTTGAGGCGATGGAGCGCCAGCAGGGCCGCGTGGCGCCTTTGCTAGCCCTGCTTGATAGCCGCGGCAAGCTCTTTTCTTCTGAACAGCTTGCGGCCTGGGTCGGCGAGCAGCGCGAGGCGGGCCAGCAGTGGCTGGTCTTTGCCGTGGGGCCGGCCGATGGATGGTCAGACGCCGCACGAAGACGCGCCCGGCTGCTGCTTTCGCTCGGGCCTATGACGCTGCCACACGAGCTGGCCCGCGTCGTGGTCAGCGAGCAAATCTACCGGGCATTTACAATCCTTGCTGGGCACCCTTATCACTCCGGGCATTGA
- a CDS encoding TonB-dependent receptor — protein MSNRNRILTAVLVLSVIVFGVRPSAWAQVTAAAIHGTVTDSTGAVIPNAVVTAENTSTGIVTKAKTDSKGYYIFPQLQIGGPYTVTIAAPGFNQYAQTGLTLNLNDNRDVDAHLKVGGKAQTVNVNASQLQVETSDTQLKTEITSQTLEQIPMLSRDPALLQKLTAGSVESSDRFGTYSANGSQTPQNSFLLDGADINDFSLQSEGIQINPDALAEENIVTSTLNPEFARNSGAIVNEVLKSGTNQLHGSAFEFYRDTFLNNGNYFSLPGQRPVFHQNIFGATLGGPILKKKLFFFIAYQGRRTRSAGTSLSQVFDNSQRAGNFNNSFNYATGANDSAGLSNNPVPFAFGSCTTGETWAQCFPAGTSVTIPNNQWNSVAAKLFNTYVPASNEVLGGASYYNFNALDTSGADQGIIRIDYTPTSKDSIWASVVFQGAPAVNALSFGGGSLPGFAEQNDSHYKLYTASYTHTFSPTLLNELRLGYTRLNYHAVNPAQETQPSSLGFQINPELQPAGVPYISVGPYFSLGNSYEGPQPRKDTNLSGADSLTWIVGNHSLKFGARYESFRVSNPFAYLNNGYYYYNGGGQYSSGDPAIDFLMGIPDGYEQTNDGFIDAISSEDYAYAQDSWKVNSDLTLNYGIAWDVETPVKDEQYNGYGIFCYEGGSFASVTFPGAPPGMAFKGDKGCSTTGGPTTHWNHFSPRVGFAWSPSAGPKFLIGENGNHEFSVRGGYGIYYNRDQEEQSLQNLTDPPALYTSYGIGDVGGSPSFANPFQDVHDPTLSEPNPFPYAAPQKGATVNWPNYALLSAQAFDKNYTAPYVMNFNLNVQRALPGDMILEVGYVGSLGHRLATWYEADPITAAGHAACAAGATATVYGQTIACNSANGAANIHKYFPQYTKNPVVVPGTVGLAGFPNGLPWYTSVASQNSEGASNYNSLQISLKKAPTHGLSFQVAYTYSHALDDASGYESSTGSKGRIYNYVPGYEYLNYGSSDFDARHRLVVSYTYIVPVADFMKHNLAMREALSGWEVSGYTVLQTGFPVSIYGSGTGGANSLWCDGSSFFGCSDNPNVTTSHVSKLSVRTLRSFKGGAAGNYWFDPTQFTKEKTGTFGNTARNFFAGPGYNYTDLQLSKNFAFNNSGSRYLQLRLEAFNVFNHANFSEPDGNFNDTSFGQITSVINSTANSGGDPQPARSVQLAGKFYF, from the coding sequence ATGAGCAATCGCAACAGAATACTGACCGCAGTTCTGGTTCTCTCGGTCATTGTGTTTGGAGTGAGGCCGAGTGCGTGGGCGCAGGTCACAGCTGCTGCTATTCACGGCACAGTCACCGACTCGACCGGCGCGGTAATCCCAAACGCTGTGGTTACTGCAGAAAATACCAGCACTGGCATCGTGACCAAGGCGAAGACAGATTCTAAGGGTTATTACATTTTCCCGCAGCTTCAAATCGGTGGACCCTACACGGTCACGATCGCGGCGCCCGGTTTTAACCAGTACGCTCAAACCGGATTGACGCTGAACCTCAATGACAACCGTGACGTGGATGCCCACCTTAAGGTTGGTGGCAAAGCGCAGACAGTGAATGTCAATGCTTCCCAGCTCCAGGTGGAAACATCTGACACCCAGTTGAAAACGGAGATCACCTCTCAGACGCTCGAGCAGATCCCGATGCTTTCGCGCGATCCTGCCCTTCTCCAAAAGCTGACGGCCGGTAGTGTGGAATCGTCTGATCGTTTTGGAACCTATTCGGCGAACGGCAGCCAAACTCCACAGAATTCCTTCCTGCTCGATGGCGCTGACATCAATGACTTTTCACTTCAAAGTGAAGGCATCCAAATCAATCCTGATGCTCTTGCGGAAGAGAACATTGTCACCAGTACTTTGAACCCTGAATTTGCTCGCAATTCAGGTGCCATCGTGAATGAAGTTCTCAAGTCCGGAACCAATCAGTTGCATGGCAGTGCCTTTGAGTTTTATCGCGACACCTTCCTCAATAATGGGAACTACTTCTCGTTGCCTGGCCAGCGTCCGGTCTTCCATCAGAACATTTTTGGCGCAACCTTGGGTGGGCCGATTCTTAAGAAGAAGCTATTCTTCTTCATTGCCTATCAGGGACGGCGCACTCGTTCGGCTGGCACCAGCTTGTCGCAGGTTTTTGACAACAGCCAGCGCGCAGGCAACTTTAACAACAGCTTCAACTACGCTACAGGTGCAAATGACTCAGCGGGTCTGAGCAACAATCCCGTTCCATTCGCTTTTGGTAGCTGCACAACAGGTGAGACGTGGGCTCAATGCTTCCCGGCAGGCACCTCTGTGACCATTCCAAATAATCAATGGAATTCTGTTGCAGCCAAGCTGTTCAATACATACGTTCCCGCCTCTAACGAAGTTTTGGGCGGAGCTTCTTACTACAATTTCAACGCACTTGACACATCAGGTGCTGACCAGGGCATCATTCGAATCGATTACACGCCTACGTCGAAAGACTCCATCTGGGCATCGGTGGTCTTTCAAGGCGCGCCCGCCGTCAACGCACTGTCCTTTGGTGGCGGCTCATTGCCGGGTTTTGCTGAGCAGAATGATTCGCATTACAAGCTTTACACGGCTTCTTATACTCATACCTTCAGCCCAACGCTGCTGAACGAGCTGCGGCTGGGTTACACTCGCTTGAATTATCACGCTGTCAATCCTGCTCAGGAGACGCAGCCGAGTTCGCTTGGCTTCCAGATCAACCCCGAATTGCAGCCTGCAGGTGTCCCCTATATTTCTGTTGGTCCTTACTTCTCGCTGGGCAACAGTTATGAAGGCCCTCAACCTCGTAAGGACACCAATCTCAGCGGTGCTGACAGTCTGACCTGGATTGTCGGAAATCACTCGCTCAAGTTTGGCGCACGCTACGAGAGCTTCCGTGTAAGCAATCCTTTTGCCTACCTTAATAATGGTTACTACTACTACAACGGAGGCGGGCAATACAGCTCGGGCGATCCGGCCATCGACTTTCTGATGGGCATCCCCGATGGGTATGAGCAAACCAACGATGGTTTCATCGATGCCATTTCCTCTGAGGATTATGCATATGCGCAAGATAGCTGGAAGGTGAACAGCGATCTTACGCTGAACTATGGCATCGCCTGGGATGTAGAAACTCCAGTGAAAGACGAGCAGTATAACGGCTATGGGATTTTCTGCTACGAAGGCGGCAGCTTTGCAAGTGTAACCTTCCCGGGTGCGCCTCCAGGAATGGCCTTCAAGGGAGACAAGGGATGCAGCACCACTGGCGGCCCGACCACCCATTGGAATCACTTCTCGCCCCGTGTAGGTTTTGCGTGGTCACCTTCCGCAGGTCCCAAATTCTTGATTGGAGAAAATGGCAATCATGAGTTCTCCGTTCGTGGCGGCTATGGTATCTACTACAACCGCGATCAGGAAGAACAGTCTCTGCAGAATCTGACTGATCCTCCCGCTCTCTACACCTCTTACGGTATCGGCGATGTAGGCGGTAGTCCGTCCTTTGCTAATCCTTTCCAGGATGTGCATGACCCCACACTGTCAGAGCCCAATCCGTTTCCATACGCCGCACCGCAGAAGGGTGCTACGGTCAACTGGCCCAATTACGCCCTGCTTTCGGCACAGGCTTTTGACAAGAACTACACCGCGCCTTACGTGATGAACTTCAACCTGAACGTTCAACGCGCCCTGCCTGGGGACATGATTCTGGAAGTCGGCTACGTCGGCTCTCTTGGTCACCGCCTGGCAACATGGTACGAAGCGGATCCCATTACCGCAGCCGGCCACGCGGCTTGCGCGGCGGGAGCTACCGCTACCGTCTATGGCCAGACGATCGCATGTAATAGTGCGAATGGCGCTGCAAACATTCACAAATATTTCCCCCAATACACGAAAAATCCGGTGGTGGTGCCTGGAACCGTGGGCCTCGCTGGCTTCCCCAATGGATTGCCCTGGTACACCAGCGTCGCCTCGCAAAATAGCGAAGGCGCTTCAAACTACAATTCGCTTCAGATCAGCTTGAAGAAGGCGCCGACTCACGGGCTGTCTTTCCAGGTTGCGTATACCTACTCGCATGCACTTGATGATGCTTCTGGATATGAAAGCTCGACAGGCAGCAAGGGACGTATTTACAACTACGTACCCGGCTACGAATATCTGAACTATGGCAGTTCTGATTTCGATGCCCGTCATCGTCTGGTTGTTTCATATACATACATTGTTCCAGTTGCGGACTTCATGAAGCATAATCTGGCGATGAGGGAAGCACTGAGCGGTTGGGAAGTCTCGGGCTATACCGTGCTCCAGACCGGTTTCCCTGTCTCGATCTACGGCTCCGGCACAGGCGGGGCAAACAGTCTGTGGTGCGACGGCTCCAGCTTCTTTGGCTGCTCCGACAATCCAAATGTCACAACCAGCCATGTCTCGAAGCTGAGTGTTCGTACCTTGAGGAGCTTCAAAGGCGGAGCTGCCGGCAATTACTGGTTCGATCCGACCCAATTCACCAAGGAAAAGACTGGTACGTTTGGTAACACCGCCCGCAACTTCTTCGCTGGCCCCGGTTATAACTACACTGACCTGCAGCTCTCGAAGAACTTCGCATTCAATAACAGCGGCAGTCGCTATCTGCAGTTGCGTCTTGAAGCATTCAACGTCTTCAATCACGCAAACTTCAGCGAACCGGATGGCAACTTCAACGACACCAGCTTTGGCCAAATCACTTCGGTGATCAACAGCACGGCAAATAGTGGCGGCGACCCACAGCCCGCACGTTCCGTGCAGCTTGCTGGTAAGTTCTACTTCTAG
- a CDS encoding AAA family ATPase gives MIRMITVEREYGSQGAAYAHHLASRLGWKLIDDCLLEEIASRAGVQKHLVAQCDERLDPWYYRFGKAFWHGSLERLPGPDSDTFDSDRMVDHVRELLRARAEEGQCVVVGRGAACLLHNVPGAFHVFVYASMPRKVKYITEQFPEHAGDVEVEILATDRRRAAYIRRYYDMDWTDRRIYHLMMNSCMGFEAMVGATVEAAGLTSLVATERTAR, from the coding sequence ATGATCCGAATGATTACGGTCGAGCGGGAGTACGGCAGCCAGGGCGCGGCTTATGCCCACCACCTTGCCAGCCGGCTGGGATGGAAGCTGATCGACGACTGCCTGCTCGAAGAGATTGCTAGCCGGGCCGGAGTGCAAAAGCATCTCGTCGCGCAATGCGATGAACGCCTCGACCCCTGGTACTACCGCTTTGGCAAGGCCTTCTGGCATGGTTCGCTCGAACGGCTGCCGGGGCCGGACTCCGACACCTTCGACAGCGACCGGATGGTCGATCACGTGCGCGAGTTGTTGCGCGCGCGTGCCGAGGAGGGTCAGTGCGTGGTCGTCGGACGCGGCGCGGCCTGTTTGCTGCACAACGTACCGGGAGCATTTCATGTCTTCGTCTACGCGTCGATGCCGCGCAAGGTAAAGTACATCACCGAGCAGTTCCCGGAGCATGCCGGAGACGTAGAGGTCGAGATCCTGGCCACCGACCGCCGCCGCGCCGCCTACATTCGCCGCTACTATGACATGGACTGGACCGATCGCCGCATCTACCACCTGATGATGAATAGCTGTATGGGGTTCGAAGCCATGGTCGGCGCCACGGTCGAAGCCGCCGGGCTGACGTCCCTCGTAGCCACCGAGAGAACCGCACGCTAG
- a CDS encoding endonuclease MutS2 yields the protein MSLLPPIPAPVTELSQSALGWDLLADFLASYAQSSVGRAWLSAAVPSGNPEWIERQHTLVDEARVLHTAGVRPAMGSLFDPTEALAKARLEGAVLEPEEIRQVVDLAEQTAAWAAFLRDPGDDLAERLPALREAAAGLVGYDLHPLVEAVRAKLLPDGSLADDASPELKRLRREMERQQRAIAYSLRGALRRFAEGGTTQEDLITIRGERFVIPVKAEWKRRVPGVVHGASSSGQTVYVEPLETIELNNELVRLLEEEQAEIHRIYVAMTRQIGQYAAPIHAGARVLAELDTVMARARFAQEYNAVRPLLEHAHAAQPGLSLKAARHPLLERRLRASGGAVVPVSVALDDEHRQLIISGPNTGGKTVTLKTLALAAMMAQAGIPVCAEEARLPLLTGFLADIGDAQSIEQNLSTFSAHIVRLNKIAAEAGPASLVLLDELGSATDPEEGAALAVAIAEHFLRARAWSIISTHHTSLKIYAETTPGVLNAAVGFDEQTLAPTYVLRQGVPGASAGINIAQRLGLEPAIVEAARKRLSTQTLDIARFLDKLHEQLRHLEAERLRTQQLEGELQRERARLEVEGLKEWRAKVRELEQQLQSLIKDFEYQARETVKAIDDRAAQQKLSKEAERRIARLRREFAESFNSAVVAEHTGASRGDAHAQPHLPQRVTAGDVVKLRSLGKTATIQRQVDERTYEVAIGPMKMRVSRDEIAEVLRGSAAAGEDRQAVRARLRSKGVSVQMSDPDPVMSWEVNVIGRTADEAQDEVEKFLDRAVMAGLPRIRVIHGTGMGVLRRTLRQWLQQHPHVSQVTEPPYNEGGSGATIVELRQ from the coding sequence GTGAGCCTGCTGCCGCCCATTCCAGCCCCTGTCACCGAGCTGAGCCAGTCCGCCCTCGGGTGGGATCTTCTCGCTGATTTTCTCGCCAGCTACGCCCAATCCAGCGTAGGGCGCGCATGGCTGTCGGCGGCGGTGCCTTCCGGCAATCCCGAATGGATCGAGCGCCAGCACACGCTGGTGGACGAAGCGCGCGTGCTGCACACGGCCGGCGTGCGCCCGGCCATGGGCAGCCTCTTTGACCCCACCGAAGCGCTCGCCAAGGCGCGGCTTGAAGGCGCGGTGCTGGAGCCGGAGGAGATCCGGCAGGTGGTCGATCTGGCTGAGCAGACTGCGGCCTGGGCAGCATTTTTGCGGGACCCCGGGGATGATCTGGCCGAGCGCTTGCCTGCACTGCGAGAGGCCGCGGCCGGATTGGTCGGCTATGACCTGCATCCCCTGGTGGAAGCCGTGCGCGCCAAATTGCTGCCCGATGGCAGCCTTGCCGACGATGCTTCGCCTGAGCTGAAGCGCCTGCGCCGCGAGATGGAACGCCAGCAGCGCGCCATCGCCTACAGCCTGCGCGGCGCGCTCCGCCGCTTTGCCGAAGGCGGCACCACGCAGGAAGACCTGATCACCATTCGCGGCGAGCGGTTTGTCATCCCCGTCAAGGCGGAGTGGAAGCGGCGCGTGCCCGGCGTCGTGCATGGCGCCAGCTCCAGCGGCCAGACTGTCTACGTGGAACCGCTCGAAACCATTGAGCTGAACAATGAGCTGGTGCGCCTGCTGGAAGAGGAGCAGGCCGAAATTCATCGCATCTACGTCGCCATGACGCGGCAGATCGGCCAATATGCCGCACCCATTCACGCAGGTGCGCGCGTGCTCGCCGAGTTGGATACCGTCATGGCCCGAGCCCGCTTTGCCCAGGAATACAACGCCGTTCGCCCTTTGCTGGAGCACGCTCACGCAGCGCAGCCGGGGCTCTCGTTGAAAGCGGCGCGGCATCCGCTGCTCGAACGCCGTTTGCGCGCGAGTGGCGGCGCAGTCGTGCCCGTCAGCGTAGCGCTCGACGATGAGCACCGGCAACTGATTATCAGCGGCCCCAACACCGGCGGGAAGACGGTCACGCTCAAGACCCTGGCGCTGGCCGCCATGATGGCGCAGGCCGGCATTCCGGTCTGCGCCGAAGAGGCGCGGCTGCCGCTTTTGACCGGTTTTTTAGCCGACATTGGAGACGCGCAGTCCATCGAGCAGAATCTCTCCACGTTTTCCGCGCACATTGTGCGCCTGAACAAGATTGCCGCCGAGGCCGGCCCGGCTTCGCTGGTGCTGCTCGACGAACTCGGCTCGGCCACCGATCCCGAAGAGGGCGCAGCCCTGGCCGTCGCCATCGCGGAGCATTTTCTGCGCGCGCGGGCATGGTCCATCATCTCAACGCATCACACGTCGCTGAAAATCTACGCTGAGACCACGCCCGGCGTGCTGAATGCAGCCGTCGGCTTTGACGAGCAGACGCTGGCCCCGACCTACGTACTGCGGCAGGGCGTTCCCGGAGCGAGCGCCGGTATCAACATCGCGCAGCGGCTCGGGCTTGAGCCAGCCATTGTGGAGGCCGCGCGCAAACGCCTCTCCACGCAAACACTCGACATCGCACGCTTTCTCGACAAGCTGCATGAACAGCTCCGGCATCTGGAAGCTGAACGCCTGCGCACCCAGCAACTGGAAGGCGAACTGCAGCGCGAACGCGCTCGGCTCGAAGTGGAAGGACTGAAAGAGTGGCGCGCCAAGGTCCGCGAGCTTGAGCAGCAACTGCAATCCCTGATCAAGGACTTTGAATACCAGGCTCGCGAAACCGTCAAAGCCATTGATGATCGCGCGGCCCAGCAGAAGCTCAGCAAAGAGGCCGAGCGCCGCATCGCGCGACTGCGGCGCGAGTTTGCCGAGAGCTTCAACTCCGCCGTGGTTGCGGAGCACACCGGAGCGAGCCGTGGCGACGCCCATGCCCAGCCGCACCTGCCCCAGCGTGTGACCGCCGGAGACGTAGTGAAGCTGCGCTCGCTCGGCAAAACGGCCACCATCCAGCGTCAGGTGGATGAGCGCACCTACGAAGTGGCTATCGGCCCGATGAAGATGCGCGTGAGCCGCGATGAAATCGCTGAAGTGCTCCGCGGCTCCGCGGCCGCGGGCGAAGACCGGCAGGCCGTGCGTGCCCGGCTGCGCTCCAAAGGCGTTTCTGTGCAGATGAGCGATCCCGACCCGGTGATGAGCTGGGAGGTCAACGTCATTGGCCGCACCGCGGACGAAGCGCAGGATGAAGTCGAGAAATTCCTCGACCGCGCCGTGATGGCCGGCCTGCCGCGCATCCGCGTGATTCACGGCACCGGAATGGGCGTACTGCGCCGCACCTTGCGGCAATGGCTCCAACAGCACCCGCATGTGTCGCAGGTGACCGAACCGCCTTACAATGAGGGCGGCTCGGGGGCGACCATCGTCGAATTAAGACAGTAG